A section of the Candidatus Zixiibacteriota bacterium genome encodes:
- a CDS encoding DUF1858 domain-containing protein, which produces MPGTIDADRPIDHLVREYPGLVKFLIDHNLPCVVCGEPFWGSLRELAHQKGMDDQQVQRLVEEFANRH; this is translated from the coding sequence ATGCCCGGTACAATCGACGCAGACCGTCCGATCGACCACCTGGTACGGGAGTATCCCGGACTGGTGAAGTTTCTGATTGACCACAATCTGCCCTGCGTGGTGTGCGGTGAACCGTTCTGGGGGAGTCTGAGGGAACTGGCTCATCAGAAGGGAATGGATGACCAACAGGTGCAGCGGCTGGTTGAAGA